CCCCCCGTCCCCAGAAATACTTCATCATCATGCAGAGCGTCTTCTATCCCGCGGGCCGCATCTCCGAGAGGTGAGACGGCCTCACAGAGCCTCGGCCCCACTGGGGATGTGCCACTGGAAGCACCCACACTCACTAGATAGATGGTGAAACCGAGGCCCAGGGAGAAGGGACATTCCCAGGACCTCTTGATGGGTCAGAGACAGTGATACCCACAACCAGTATCTCTTGAGCACTCAGTATGCATTGGGCCATTTGTGTTTCTAATCTTTATTCCCATAACAACCCCGAGGGGTAGGAGTTATTGCCACCCCTGTTTTGGAGGTTAGAGACTGAGGAGGGGCTGCACCTATACTATGTGAGCAGCGGGCATTCAAGCCCAGCCTTTCATTGCACGTTGCCCTCAGTGCCTCCCAGTCCTGATTCTGCCCCCTTTGCAGCCCCCATTAGTGTTCACCCAGGGCCACCAAGTTCCCTCAGGCCCATCCTGGCCCAGGGATGACAAGATGCTGAGTCAGGCACAGGCAGGGGTAAGGCCTGGACTGGGCTTCCAAAAGCCTGAATTCAAATTCCTGCTCTGCCCCTGACTTactgtgtggtcttgggcaaaagaaagaaactctctgagcctttttcttcatctctaacaTGGGGACAATAACAGGATGGGGTTGTGCTGAGGATTTGAACAGTCATCCAGTGGGAGCTCTTCTTGTTTCCTTGCAAGAGTCCCTGTGTGTCTCAAGTCTGTGTGAAGCTGAATTCTGTGGTGTTTCCCGACTCCCCTCGCCTCCAGGTATGACATCAAGGGCTGTGACGTGAGCCGATGGGTGGAGCCAGCCCCTACAGGCAGCCCCCTTGTCCTGGTGCTGAAGGACCGCAACTTTCAAGGCAAGACCATTGACCTAGGTGAGCCACGAAGCAGCCACTGCCTGCTTTCCCTCCATTTAGGGTGAATTAGGAGGGTGTTCCTGACACTGCCCTCTGCCCAAGTCTTTAAGAACCCAGATTCTGGAGTCAGGCAGATAGCAGGGCTCCTCAATTTACTAGCTAAGTGACCAAGGCAAATTACAGataagttttctcatctgtgaaatgagacaGTAATAACACCTGCCCTTTTGGGACAGATGTGTGTAAAGCCCTCAGCATCTTGCCTGGCACAGGACGAGTACTCAGGCAGCGGTGTTGATGCCCCAGCAGGGCCACAGCGGAGCTGGCTCCTCCGGCAGCTGGCACTGGACACCACCTTCCTCCAGGAGCTCAACCTGCTGGATTACAGCCTCCTCATGGCCCTCCAGCATCTCCAGGAGGATGAGAGGAGCCCGGGAAGCAGCCTCATCTTCTGCACAGACAGGTGGGCTCCCACATGGGCAACAGCAAGAATGCGGTGATGAGCTcacgagagacagacagatggtgcGGTGGGGGCCCGGATAGGCAAGGGTGTGAAGACTGGAAAGTGTAGTGTGTGTGTAGCATGGAGGCTGGAGAAGCCTGGCTGGCAGGGGTAGTGGGCACAGGTGGACCACAGCAGGAGAAAGAACAGGCGAGATCCAGTTAAGCAAGGGCTTTAGCTTGGATTCAAAGAATGTAGCCATTTTGCAGAAGTGGGTATAGAGCCACTGAAAATTTCAGAGCAGGTTTCagacctatttattttattatctttttaacaattttttaatttttttttttttttttgtattttttctgaagctggaaacggggagagacagacagactcccgcatgcgcccgaccgggatccacccggcacgcccaccaggggcaacgctctgcccaccagggggcgatgctctgcccctccggggcgttgctctgccgcgaccagagccactctagcgcctggggcagaggccaaggagccatccccagcgcccgggccatctttgctccaatggagccttggctgctggaggggaagagagagacagagaggaaggaggggaggggggtggagaagcaaatgggcgcttctcctatgtgccctggcagggaatcgaacccgggtccccccgcacgccaggccgacgctctaccgctgagccaaccggccagggccaattttttaaatttatttaaccaggaagggagagagagggagagagaaagacaagaatattgatctgttcctctatgtgccctgactagggattgaaccagcaacctctgcgctttagaacaatgctctaaccaactgaactatctcaCCAGGGCTATTTAACTGTTGTCTTAGAAAAAGCTCTtacctcacctgaccaggtggtggcgcagtggatagagtgtcagacagggatgcagaggacccaggttcaaaaccctgaggtccccagcttgagtgaggggtcactggcttgagcatgggattatagacacaatcccatggtcactggcttgagctcaaaggttgctggcttgagtccaaggtcactggcttgaacaaggggtcacttgctctgctgtagcccccggtcaagacacatatgagaaaggaatcaattaacaactaaggtgccacaactaaaaattgttgcttctcatctctctctcttcctctctagacTATCTGTCCGTGTCTctctggcaaaaaagaaaaagctcttaCCTCTTAACCCAGTCATTCAACTTCTAGGACCCTGAAATCACCACCATTGGCACCAACATCATGTTGTCCTCCCTTTGTAATAGTAACCATCACTCCTTGCACCTGACCATGAGACTCGTTAAAGTGGGcttattcccattttagagatgtgaAAACCGAAgctcagggaagggaagggaagttgTAGAATGACTTCTGAAGATCATGTTAGTACTTGGCTGGTTAATTGGGTTTCTATCCAAGACCCACTTCTGTGGTTGAACAGAATTACCTAGGGGTTAAGACAGGCACTTGAAGGAAATAAGTCTATTGAACCCATGGGTGGAAAAGACGAGTGAAAAATGATGTCCACTCATCCAGCCCCTCATCCCCACTCCTTACTTGGGATGGGTGAATCTTGAGCAGAATCCAGGGTAATGGATCCCTGTCGcggtccagccacgacaagtctATTACAGGGTCTtcgaacgggaaaaggtatggaattgaaataaatgatagacagggacttaaagatatatacatacagatgggttcaggaggacttcacggcaaacagtctctactgttccttagccgtaACGTCcgtgctcccagaagcacatccacttttattcatagaaaaaaattgctgatggcagcaattcaattaagtttccaaggcaaagacaacccccaccataccatccaaatctactttacactaataagaaactagcttccagcctcctctggagaacatgggtgagacaaacgAGAATCAGGTGtggctctttgttaactaggcaggtgaggtggggggttgggcccagcacctctgtccagattgcaaaaataccctgtttatttattcggtccccaacagaTCCCCATGGCCTTTGGCTGGAGTGGGCACATCTTGACTGGAAGGTGGAATTCTGGGGCATAAAACCTACCTTGTCTGCTCATCCGAGCTAGATCAGCTTCTCTCTCGCCCTCCTCTACCCACAGCTGAGGCGTAGATCATGGCGTCATTCAGCCAGTAAGCCCGAGTTTGCACATAATGGTTGTCATATTAAAAAATTTCCGTACTGGCTGGCAAATAGCGACTGTCCCAGTTCCACCCCCACCCAGTTTCCAGCCCCTCATCCAAAACACTCCTACACAGGCGCACATACATGTCTCCATCATTCATGTTCACCCAGGCACCCAGGAGATAACAACGCCCTGCCGGGACTTCCAGACTACTGAGTTGTGATTGGTTGGTGTCTAGGCGGGACTTGTCTCTCATTGGCTTCtttccctgggcagggcaggaatAAAACCACTGAGTGACGACCCCCACTTTCACCTCCCCCCACCGCCAGGAGGACACAGGGAACTGAACCTGCTTCTGGCTCGGACTGGCGGCCCAATCAAAGGCATCTTCTGATTTGGATAcattttgaggaaaaaagaaaagaaaaaacaccatCTGCATACTGGGCTTGGACTTTGTTTCCAAGGTTTTAGCTTTTCCACACTGAAACTCCAAGGGTTGGACGACCCCAAACAGAAGTTTAGGAAATACCCAAATATGGGTCTTAACGAAGTAGTGTGGCCCAGTGCTCTAGACTAGCGCTACCCAATAGAAGTGAAATGAGAGCCACacgttttaaattttctagtagcctctttaaaataaaaaagaaacaggcaagaataagtttaatatattttatttactcaatgCATTAAAAATTGTATCACTTTATCATCTAATCAATGTCAACATTTAGAgatgtttaagaaatatttattttattgactttagagagaggacaggagagccagagagagacaggaatgtcaatctattcctgtatatgccctgacttgggattgaactggcaacctcagtgccttgggacaatgctctaaccaactgagccattcagCCAGAGCCATTTATGAgatactttacattctttttcttaccCTGTCTTGGAAATCCGGaatgcattttacatttatagcATATCTCAGTTGGGACTAGCCACATTTAAGTGCTCAAAGGTcacatgtgactagtggctaCATTTTGCACAGTGCCGCTCTAGACCGTCAACTATACTTGCCTCAGCCTCGCGGTTTATCTGACTTCACAGGCCTGGCACTCAGGAGGCGTGGAATGAACAAGGGAAGCACACGGTTAGGGCAGCGTGATGCCCAAGCCCAGCCTGGCCATACTTACAGGGTCATTTCCCTGTCGACCCCACCCAGGTATGTGCAAGGGGTACAGAGCCTGGATGAGCCGGGAACTCAGAACCGCCGGCTGCTCCCTGATGGCCCCAACGCCCTGCACATCTTGGACGGACCGGAGCAACGCTATTTCCTGGGCCTTGTGGACCTCGCCACTGTCTACGGGCTCCGCAAGCGGCTGGAGCACCTTTGGAAGATGCTGCGCTACCCCAACCGGACCTTCTCCACTGTCAGCCCAGCTCTTTACGCCCGTCGCCTCTGCCAGTGGGTGGAGATGCACACCGAGTGACCAGCGCCTGGTCCCCTTCTGGACAATGGGCGCAAGGCCGGAACTCGTGTTCAATCCTGGTTCAGGGAGCGAGTGGGGCTCCCCTCGCCTGCTGTTCCTCTAGTTGGCCTCCAGAGGGCAGCATTTCCTAACTAATATGACAACTTCGTTTGATGACGATACTGTGCCTGGCTGGCATTTTGCCGGGCACTCCccacatttaatcctcaaaaagtgctattttctttttacagattaTGAAATGGAGGCTTATGGGGCGAAGGGACTGAGCACGATCACTCGGCAATAAACGCTGGAACCAGGACCCCATTATGCCTTTTGGACTTAGGAGCCTGTATTCTTACTGGCATCCACAGCCCTGTCCCTCCTGCTTGGGGAAAGAGGAAGCTGAAGCTCTAGCCCAGGCCCTTTGTCAtccatatggggaaactgaggcccagagacttTAAGGGGCTTATGCAAGGGTAAGTGGCAAGGCCAGCCCAAGAACTCAGGCCTCCCTGCCCCCTGTCCCTGACTCAAAGAGGGCCTGCTGGCCTCCTTCTGGGGTGGTACCCCACTCCTGCTCCTCTAAGGGTGCAGATGGGAAAAGGTGGGGTGTTGCGTGACCTGCAGCTCTGGGATGCACTATGTTGGGGTCTACTGAGGCTCTGCCCTCCTCTGATAGTCACTTTTCTCATCTAAGACATGGGGCCGGGGTTGGTGGGCAGACCAAGGGCCCTGGCCAAACAGACATCACTGGGAACAGAGGAGCAAAGTGCCTGCATAGTCCCTGATcgttccttctccttcctccaagAGACTCCAGCCCGGCCTTTGACATCAGTCCAATCCAACCATTCCCGCATGGGTCTTTCCTCTAGTGCTGCTCTGGGGCCTACCCGTGTGACCAGGGCAAGGTGCtaaccctctctgtgcctcagtggtCTAATCTGTAAGATGGAAGGATGAAAGTAGAcatcatgccctggccagatagctcagttcgttacagcactgtcccaatacacaaaggttgcaggttcgatccctgatgaGAGcccatacaagaacagatcgacgcttctctctctcccccttcttctctctctaaaatcaataaatttaaaaaaagaaaatggacatcattaactcattaaatatttattgagcacttgctatgAGACAGGCCCTCTGCTGGGCTTTGGGGACGAAGATGCACAGATCTCACAGTCTGAGGTGAGGGTGGTGAGAAAAGCAACGTGGTGTAACAGCCTGTGAAGGAGCACGGGGCCACGGAGCTCAGGGAAGGGCTGTCACCTGAGTATCTGATGGGTGGTGTGGCCTCCTCTAAACTGGGATCAGAAGAATCAGACGCAGCCCTAGAAGGGTCCCAGGCTCAGGGTACAGCAAAGGTCCGGGGTGAGAGGTAACCTGGCATTTGAAATACAGAAACATTTCCCTGTTGTTAAAAGTGagagtctgcctgacctgtggtggcgcagtggataaagcgtcgacctggagatgctggggtcgccggttcaaaaccctgggcttgcctggtcaaggcacatatgggagttgatgcttccagctcttcccccctgtctctgtctctctctccctctctctctcctctctaaaatgaataaataaaattaaaaaaaaatttttttttaaaaagtgagagtccgtagaggcctgacctgtggtggtgcagtggataaagcctcgacctggaaatgctgaggtcgccggtttgaaaccctgggcttacctggtcaaggcacatatgggagttgatgcttccagctcctcccccctgtctctctctcctctctctctctctctctcctctctaaaaaaaaatgaataaataaaaataaaaagtgagagtCGGTGGAGACGGTGTAGTGGGGGGCTGGGTGGGCCAAGAGCCTTCCCTCAGGACTGGATGACTCTGGACCTCGGGAAAGCCACTCAGCTATACCAAACACTGCCATTGCATTGGTCTTCAGAGAAAGGAACAAAAATGGctgatggggcctgacctgtggtggcgcagtggataaagcatcgacctggaaatgctgaggtcgccggttcgaaaccctgggctttccttgtcaaggcacatatgggagttgatgcttccagctcctccccccttctctctctctctctctctctctctgtctctccctctcctctctaaaaatgaataaataaataaattaaaaaaaaaaaaaaaagaaagataagactaaaaaaaaaaaaaaaaatggctgatggggaagggagagggaagggaaacttATGCTGCAGACTGGAGTTAGGGTTCCTAGAGATACAGATACAGATGTAGATAGAGATCTATGTATGCAATTGATATTACCCCTAGATACTtggttgactttgggtgacagacCCTCTGAGCTAACACAAGCCACGGAGAATTTCTTGTTCTGACTCAGCAGGAAGTTGAGACATCGGATGTGTTCAGCTTGTCATCTTCCTGGGAAGTAGGTGGGTTGTGGAAACCCAGTGGTGGGGGGGAAGCACAGCAGAATGCCAGGGTTTGGCTCCACACTTCCCTAGGGTCTGGATCCACGGGACTGCGTCAGCCCCCAGATGccggtccagccccggggggaatccaggggtcccacaggaagagacggcgtcggcgaaatcgagtgagagagccgaattctttctctttattctctagttagcatttactgccaggcatctctgccaaatgctggtctagctttctttttatgcacacacactaagttacaatcacatggtattttgtttcactatggttacatatttccagataacagttaattcatatctataagctacaaatcaggtggtaagttattcaaagtacagttatacaataacttgaatagcaataacaatattggtacaaacttctaaaagattagtactaattaataactctactgttgttgagagtcaagggcgcagagagagattagcagacgaaatcatcaaggactagcaaaggaccaccgcttgctcaggcaaatgaccctgagtttatgcagtgttctaatttttctcacaagacttcaaaaggcttgcttattaagaaactgGCAtagcatcaagagtaacttttgcttaaagatacatagagtgcacctgcaagatagcttagtagcaacacaatatcagaaggcattaattgctattgctgctatggatcccaccacattcctatccttattcttggaaaatacaaaaatctcatgagaatgttttactgagaaaagcccagcaactgccttcagtcacaaaacaagtcttttaacaaaacattctttacttgccggcTGTGCTCCTATCCAAGGCTACACAACAGGCCACtctactacaccttacctaagattctattgtctagtcaaatattatttattactatattcatacactagttaagctctaactttattctttctaacatgattaataagaagaaattctcctacaaacttaatcctttacgagggatatcatagccagcctcttatgtttatgagcccagttcaaggagtttacaggcttttctgtggaacttacaccttctgtctcatttccaaagaaattactatgaatctacagggaaagcacgttactattatccctgtgccataaataatagcacacacccagaaaaggggggatataaggccagattaattcaaaaggtcaaagggggaagtatcattgtgcctttcctttgcggtgactttgtcaccccgcagccattggtcttctctgcggtgactttgtcaaccagcagccattggtcttctctgctgtgactttgtcaatcagcagttttttgggtttttttagattttatttattcatttttattggagagagagagagagagagagagagagagagagagaaagaggggaggagcagaaagcatcaactcccatatgtgccttgaccaggcaggcccagggtttccaaccggcgacctcagcattccaggtagacactttatccactgcgccaccacaggtcaggctaatcagcagtttttgatcttcttctgctgtgacctgtcagccagcagttgtgggtcttctcctgctgtgaccttgtcagccagcagccgTTGATTGGCTCCTGACACCCAGAGTCCTGCACTCCATGATAAGAATGGCTTAGCCCCTCACTCCCTTTGGGTTTCTGGCAATAGACAGAGGCTGGACAGGgaaatgacttgtccaagatcTCTCAGGAGGCCCAGGACTCCTGGCTCTCCTGAGTTGCTCATTCAACAGACATGGtaggtgctgggcactgtgcagGTGCTAGTAATGTCCTGAGGACATGATTGGCCAAGCTTCCCACATGGAACTTAGAATCTAATAGATGGGTATACTATAAACATCTGTtttatctgttgggcagataaaatgtatttttttttaatttattcattttagagaggagagggagagacagagagagagaaggggggaggagctggaagcatcaactcccatatgtgccttgaccaggcaagcccagggttttgaactggcgacctcagcatttccaagtagatgctttatccactgcgccaccacaggtcaggcagataaaatgtattatgctcactttgttaaagataacacgaggaggccatcgcccaggtgatattaatgtgtgttggggtgggctaaaggcaggcagaatccttgtagcctggggcttggttttgggattaagtctttcctaccctttttgatgtggggcggtacaatccaatcatgcctcagaagtgtctttgtattagagacttccctattttgtatattgaattaaaggtttggaagctacactataaaatggggacggagcgggagcttgccctcttggttcctgggatgattagaggagagagcagagcagaaggaggccacgtggagtaggccaggagaagcagccaaga
The DNA window shown above is from Saccopteryx bilineata isolate mSacBil1 chromosome 2, mSacBil1_pri_phased_curated, whole genome shotgun sequence and carries:
- the PIP5KL1 gene encoding phosphatidylinositol 4-phosphate 5-kinase-like protein 1 isoform X3 yields the protein MAAPSPEPREVLALSPEAGRKATTSGSGRRGLLWRLRDKQLRLGLFEISPGHELHQLACMMQAGLWAATQVSMDQPPRGFELGTLAGPAFAWLRHSLGLAEEDYQAALGPGGPYLQFLSTSKSKASFFLSHDQRFFLKTQRHREVQTLLAHLPRYVQHLQRHPHSLLARLLGVHSLRVARGKKKYFIIMQSVFYPAGRISERYDIKGCDVSRWVEPAPTGSPLVLVLKDRNFQGKTIDLAGPQRSWLLRQLALDTTFLQELNLLDYSLLMALQHLQEDERSPGSSLIFCTDRYVQGVQSLDEPGTQNRRLLPDGPNALHILDGPEQRYFLGLVDLATVYGLRKRLEHLWKMLRYPNRTFSTVSPALYARRLCQWVEMHTE
- the PIP5KL1 gene encoding phosphatidylinositol 4-phosphate 5-kinase-like protein 1 isoform X5, which translates into the protein MMQAGLWAATQVSMDQPPRGLPTEEDFSEVLIQAHEGFELGTLAGPAFAWLRHSLGLAEEDYQAALGPGGPYLQFLSTSKSKASFFLSHDQRFFLKTQRHREVQTLLAHLPRYVQHLQRHPHSLLARLLGVHSLRVARGKKKYFIIMQSVFYPAGRISERYDIKGCDVSRWVEPAPTGSPLVLVLKDRNFQGKTIDLAGPQRSWLLRQLALDTTFLQELNLLDYSLLMALQHLQEDERSPGSSLIFCTDRYVQGVQSLDEPGTQNRRLLPDGPNALHILDGPEQRYFLGLVDLATVYGLRKRLEHLWKMLRYPNRTFSTVSPALYARRLCQWVEMHTE